A window of Tetrapisispora phaffii CBS 4417 chromosome 9, complete genome contains these coding sequences:
- the RQT4 gene encoding Rqt4p (similar to Saccharomyces cerevisiae YKR023W; ancestral locus Anc_1.259) → MTKTQAINFAIKKIPQIIPLEEEDVRNLSEQILQSANESPEAIAEGFLNILGHEDLSFEFVIEFNNLLQQKDAPIKEVKSTPADISNVGIQKSVEEKKQKISKQSQINKPVINNGMTISKSLEKSQPKSKIKPVSKDKTKLSKKKTVHALKDIDEVVKMLELERDNENSSSKYACNCQALRHPLFDPVPNCLKCGKIICAREGLNLNNCSYCGTDFIPIEERLKIIELLKKEKEDLLNKNKLSKEEEFRYNEEKKKRNKGFKVSSGMGTNLFNEQDMLFSKLEKENEKRLHDIDEANKNNEEAKNSENNKEILVTSSDSDLTEAQDRLDRLLHFQDTSAERTRIIDNASDFSMSNDSGLWGSTVERALMLKNQQRNRRKFEKLEKERHGGREKYVMSLNIGKNGKVTVSELENNTETTPASIADDLDQLSDEADIKDLKDIRKLQDDLNEQKNKQAMELENLKWNPDAYKLQFEDPVYITSDTTSNNNDEEKKGQQK, encoded by the coding sequence ATGACAAAAACACAAGCTATCAATTTTGCTATAAAGAAAATTCCACAGATCATTCCGctggaagaagaagatgtaAGGAATCTTTCTGAACAGATATTACAAAGTGCAAACGAAAGTCCTGAAGCAATTGCAGAGggatttttgaatatattagGACATGAAGATCTATCGtttgaatttgttattgaattcaataatttattacagCAAAAAGATGCTCCTATTAAAGAAGTGAAGAGTACTCCAGCAGACATTAGTAATGTGGGTATACAGAAGTCAGTTGAGGAAAAGAAGCAGAAAATATCGAAGCAATCACAAATTAACAAACCTGTCATAAATAATGGAATgacaatatcaaaatcGTTAGAAAAATCACAACCAAAATCCAAGATCAAACCTGTTTCAAAAGATAAGACAAAATTGAGTAAGAAAAAAACCGTACATGCACTTAAGGACATCGATGAAGTTGTCAAGATGCTTGAGCTTGAGAGGGATAATGAGAATAGTTCTTCGAAATATGCCTGTAATTGTCAAGCCTTGAGACATCCACTATTCGACCCTGTACCAAATTGTTTAAAGTGTGGTAAAATTATATGTGCAAGAGAAGGTCTAAACTTGAATAATTGTAGTTACTGTGGGACTGATTTTATTCCAATCGAGGAAAGATTGAAAATTATCGAGTTGTTAAAGAAGGAAAAAGAGGacttattgaataaaaataaattatcgaaagaagaagaatttagatataatgaagagaagaaaaagagaaaCAAAGGCTTTAAAGTTTCATCTGGTATGGGtacaaatttatttaatgaacaAGACATGTTATTTTCCAAGCTAGAGAAAGAGAATGAAAAACGATTACATGATATTGATGAGgctaataaaaacaatgaaGAGGCAAAAAATAGTgagaataataaagaaatattgGTCACAAGTTCAGATTCAGATTTGACAGAAGCTCAAGATAGACTAGATAGATTGTTACATTTTCAAGATACATCTGCTGAACGTACCAGAATCATAGATAATGCCAGTGATTTCAGCATGTCAAATGATAGTGGATTATGGGGAAGTACAGTAGAAAGAGCCTTAATGCTGAAAAATCAGCAAAGAAATAGAAGGAAATTTGAGAAACTAGAGAAAGAAAGACATGGGGGTAGAGAAAAATATGTTATGAGTTTAAATATTGGAAAAAATGGGAAAGTCACTGTGTCTGAACTAGAAAATAATACTGAAACAACTCCAGCAAGTATTGCTGACGATTTAGATCAGCTGAGTGATGAAGCGGATATAAAGGACTTGAAAGACATACGTAAATTACAAGATGATTTGAATGAGcagaaaaacaaacaagCAATGGAGttagaaaatttgaaatggAATCCAGATGCTTACAAACTCCAATTTGAAGATCCTGTTTATATTACTTCTGATACTACTTCGAATAATAATGACgaagaaaaaaaaggtCAACAAAAGTAG
- the GSM1 gene encoding Gsm1p (similar to Saccharomyces cerevisiae YJL103C; ancestral locus Anc_1.260) has product MTKKLTDFEKKHRRPTVKACQMCHDKHIQCDKGRPCKNCIKRRTECHCKDIERKSTSSNLRHQINYKNASEMSLNSTVEVAVNNLQGQSSTAIVDINKIKHQPTDTNNALEALLNSTNSFLYNSYSDCDRPPKLPNVPYIESSSSTETAFPNSESNFDSRWAKDEYKSLNNLITLQSASGNLILNSENNREKDILNDKNLLDKESELKTDMETTIINKSFPRPHISLIIDEMQDKNAELTFNFKHKLLTEKNCLKNTRYTTPYAFRDLVKTREDLYRKRELVKQHNYRLSYESLIDVLKHIFLNHEEVETVDCSDGKQDTYSIRSKQLQFILRSILDKFATHFIALSSSLIEEDIIMQEFILQRTLLNLESLTVLNNATPVAIWRRSGDILFVSNEFLSLTNYDKKEILGKRRFIIEFMDPDSIVDYYATFHDSLSFSNDNRPNTSVYNNMVYKKTNLLLKNGSYLKCGFCLTVIKDSFSIPLLSVGHFLPIFDSQ; this is encoded by the coding sequence ATGActaaaaaattaacagattttgaaaaaaagCATAGGAGACCGACTGTAAAGGCTTGTCAAATGTGTCATGACAAACACATACAATGTGATAAAGGAAGGCCGTGTAAAAACTGCATAAAAAGAAGAACCGAATGTCACTGCaaagatattgaaagaaaatctACATCCTCTAATCTACGGCaccaaataaattataaaaatgcTTCTGAAATGTCACTCAATTCAACTGTTGAAGTTGCGGTAAACAATCTTCAAGGACAGTCTTCAACCGCAATTGTTGATATCAACAAAATTAAGCACCAACCGACGGATACTAATAACGCATTGGAAGCTCTTTTAAATAGTAccaattcatttttgtaCAACAGTTATAGCGATTGTGATCGACCTCCCAAACTTCCTAATGTACCATATATTGAATCTTCATCATCGACAGAAACAGCATTTCCAAATTCAGAGTCGAACTTTGATAGTAGATGGGCTAAAGACGAATACAAGTCCCTTAATAATCTGATTACGTTACAATCGGCTTCTGGTAACTTGATATTGAATTCTGAGAACAATAGGGAAAAggatattttaaatgataagAATCTGTTAGATAAAGAAAGTGAACTTAAAACAGATATGGAAACGACGATAATCAATAAGTCATTCCCAAGACCTCATATTTCCTTGATTATTGATGAAATGCAAGATAAGAATGCTGAATTAACGTTTAACTTTAAACATAAACTTTTGACTGAGAAGAACTGTTTAAAAAACACCCGATATACCACACCATACGCATTTAGAGACTTAGTGAAAACTAGAGAAGATTTGTACAGGAAACGTGAGTTAGTCAAGCAACACAATTACAGATTATCATATGAATCACTGATTGATGTTCTAAAGCATATTTTTCTGAACCATGAAGAAGTGGAGACAGTAGATTGTTCCGATGGCAAGCAGGATACTTATTCTATCAGAAGTAAGCAATTGCAATTCATATTGAGGTCCATATTAGATAAATTTGCCACACATTTTATAGCATTATCCTCATCTcttattgaagaagatataattatgcaggaatttattttacaacgaactttattaaatttagaaagTTTGACAGTTTTAAATAATGCTACTCCGGTTGCCATTTGGAGGAGATCTGGTGACATCTTATTTGTGAGTAATGAGTTTTTATCCTTAACCAACTACGATAAAAAGGAAATTTTAGGGAAGAGAAGATTCATAATAGAATTTATGGACCCAGATTCTATAGTAGATTATTACGCTACGTTCCATGACTCTTTATCGTTCAGTAATGACAATAGGCCAAACACGTCAGTATACAACAATATGgtatataaaaaaacaaatttacTTCTTAAGAACGGCtcatatttaaaatgtGGCTTTTGTTTAACAGTTATAAAGGATAGTTTTTCTATACCGCTGCTGTCAGTTGGTCATTTTTTACCAATATTTGACTctcaataa
- the MEF2 gene encoding mitochondrial elongation factor MEF2 (similar to Saccharomyces cerevisiae MEF2 (YJL102W); ancestral locus Anc_1.264) codes for MKGVFNLSLGRCSLRMLSTGSNGLSRIRNIGIIAHIDAGKTTTTETMLYYSGKINRIGNVDQGDTVTDFLPQERERGITIQSAAITFNWQNNYKINLIDTPGHADFTFEVIKSLKVLDGCVTILDAVAGVEAQTEKVWKQSTGLPKICFINKMDRIGAGFSRTVKEVIVKLKQRVAVINTPLFRTTTINGMKEDIFNGVLDIVNMKKITWDSENPDDIKIEDVTGTINKDLYETLSRSRESLIEKLGEFDENIISYFLEEAEGDYFKVPPSILNESIRKATLAGYVTPVLCGSSFKHIGVQPLLDAIVSYLPSPIEARPPEVNNKSMKLVIDPSNGMVFDNNKNISVALVFKVIRDKIRGMMAFVRVYSGSLKNGHTVLNSSSKKSFKIGKPVLMNANIPEDVQVLHTGEIGVLTGTSIIGNLETGDTLISDSIRKSGINASNKELLDLKINPIIVPPPVFSVVVEPKTLGNKASMEASLQALIMEDPSLHVTRDEESGQTMLSGMGVLHLEIARDKLLNELSADVNIGKLMVSYKETLETPTDIAEYVDDKGYSLSVKVEPVLCDNDHKTQFTVNKIIEKPGEIWYPLGIDNNYLIIEKNNLTEARNLKFWPYLMSYDMILNALSSSSIAALQYGGKLGNFPLFSCAIRVSGDINIPKDVSKPNELLSISRKLILKTLNQLNENSFSVLEPIMKIEVTIPQKAMGNVMQDLTGSRKAIILSIDDETEIIDGKNGSNVEFKELAENEYLPSDITLKNANLNDDSSNLKIIKASAPVKEMMSYSTKLRGLTEGRGSVYSTYHGMEKVPCDHLESILNE; via the coding sequence ATGAAGGGTGTATTCAATTTGTCGTTAGGGCGTTGTTCGCTGAGAATGTTGTCCACTGGAAGTAATGGTTTGTCAAGGATAAGAAATATTGGTATCATAGCACATATTGATGCTGGTAAGACAACTACTACAGAGACTATGCTATATTATTCTGGTAAGATTAATAGAATTGGTAATGTTGATCAAGGTGACACCGTTACTGATTTTCTACCACAAGAGAGGGAACGTGGTATCACTATTCAAAGTGCCGCAATTACATTCAATTGGCAAAATAActataaaataaatctgATTGATACACCAGGTCATGCTGATTTTACATTTGAAGTtataaaatctttaaaagTTCTTGACGGATGCGTAACTATTTTAGATGCAGTCGCAGGAGTAGAGGCTCAAACTGAAAAGGTTTGGAAACAATCAACAGGATTGCCtaaaatatgttttattaataaaatggATCGAATAGGTGCTGGGTTTAGTAGAACTGTTAAAGAGGTGATTGTTAAATTGAAACAACGAGTGGCAGTTATTAACACTCCTCTTTTCAGAACTACGACTATTAATGGCATGAAGgaagatatttttaatggtGTTTTAGATATTGTTAACATGAAAAAGATCACCTGGGATTCTGAAAATCCAGATGacattaaaattgaagatgTCACAGGAACAATAAACAAGGATCTTTACGAAACACTATCCAGATCAAGAGAATCTTTAATTGAGAAATTAGGTGAATTTGATGAGAATATAATCTCCTACTTTCTCGAAGAAGCAGAAGGAGACTATTTTAAAGTTCCTCCATCGATATTAAACGAATCAATCCGCAAAGCTACTTTGGCAGGCTATGTAACGCCAGTTCTATGTGGATCTTCGTTTAAACATATTGGAGTTCAACCTTTATTGGATGCTATTGTCAGCTATTTACCTTCACCAATTGAGGCTAGGCCACCTGAAGTCAATAATAAGTCAATGAAACTGGTTATCGATCCATCAAATGGAATGGTTTtcgataataataaaaatatatctgtTGCATTAGTCTTTAAGGTTATTAGGGACAAAATAAGAGGAATGATGGCATTTGTTCGTGTGTATTCAGGTTCCTTGAAAAATGGTCATACtgttttaaattcttcGTCTAAAAAGTCTTTTAAAATAGGGAAGCCAGTGTTAATGAATGCAAATATACCAGAAGATGTTCAAGTATTACACACTGGTGAAATTGGTGTATTAACAGGTACTTCAATCATTGGAAATTTAGAAACTGGTGATACTTTGATTTCTGATTCAATAAGAAAGAGTGGTATAAATGCAAGTAATAAAGAGTTACTggatttaaaaattaatccTATAATTGTCCCTCCGCCTGTTTTCAGTGTAGTAGTTGAACCGAAAACGTTGGGAAATAAGGCATCCATGGAGGCTTCTTTACAGGCATTAATCATGGAGGATCCAAGTTTGCATGTAACAAGAGACGAAGAATCAGGTCAAACAATGTTAAGTGGTATGGGTGTACTTCATCTTGAAATTGCCCGTGATAAACTGCTGAATGAGTTAAGTGCAGATGTAAATATTGGTAAGTTAATGGTGTCTTACAAAGAAACGTTAGAAACTCCTACTGACATTGCGGAATATGTAGATGATAAAGGCTATTCATTATCTGTCAAGGTAGAACCGGTCCTTTGTGATAATGATCATAAGACACAATTTActgtaaataaaataattgaaaagcCTGGTGAAATTTGGTATCCATTAGGAATCGATAACAATTACCTGATCattgaaaagaataatCTGACAGAGGCCAGAAATCTTAAATTTTGGCCTTATTTAATGTCCTATgatatgattttaaatgCATTATCTTCAAGTTCTATAGCTGCATTACAATATGGAGGGAAGCTAGGAAATTTTCCGTTGTTTTCATGTGCAATTAGGGTTTCTGGAGATATTAATATACCGAAAGATGTTAGCAAGCCTAACGAATTACTATCAATTTCtagaaaattaatattgaagaCTCTAAACCAACTAAATGAAAACAGTTTTTCAGTACTAGAGCCAATTATGAAAATCGAAGTGACAATACCTCAAAAAGCTATGGGTAATGTAATGCAAGATTTAACTGGAAGCCGTAAAGCGATAATTTTATCTATTGATGATGAAACCGAAATAATAGATGGAAAAAATGGCAGTAATGttgaattcaaagaattaGCCGAAAATGAGTACCTCCCATCTGATATAACATTAAAGAATGCCAATTTGAATGAtgattcttcaaatttgaaaattattaaagcCAGTGCTCCAGTAAAAGAAATGATGTCATATTCTACTAAACTACGAGGTTTGACAGAAGGCCGTGGCTCTGTATATTCAACTTATCATGGAATGGAAAAGGTTCCCTGCGATCACTTGGAATCGATATTGAATGAATAA
- the GSH1 gene encoding glutamate--cysteine ligase (similar to Saccharomyces cerevisiae GSH1 (YJL101C); ancestral locus Anc_1.265), translated as MGLLALGTPLVWNESREYNDFIREKGVQYILNVFKNAGERDHDELYWGDEIEYMLIEFNEWSKQAKLDIVHDNLLTVLNTDTATDLNGVSDENINYYRLCLDNDVNFHPEYGRFMLEATPLNPYLNLNGNYNYVEYNMKVRRELAEDIISNYNENSKSIKYKPLTITSFPRLGTNNFINVDEKLVWNHKNNASRSLFLPDEVINRHIRFPTLTSNIRERRGEKVAMNIPMYKDMNTPDHDDTIYQRDWFPREDAEAAGASKKDHIYMDSMGFGMGCSCLQTTYQAPNINAARYLYDSLVNFAPIFLALSSAAPFFKGWLADQDVRWNVISGGTDDRTPRERDTESVLPQYNIGGLGNIAKDKYNKVQSLPKARYSHVDLFLGGNKFFKRTFNDTNVPLNEDLLKVLLENDIAPMDYDMAKHFSHLYVRDPLVIFEENINDKTDGSLQNHFENIQSTNWQTLRFKPPTLDATPDNKSVPGWRVEFRPLEVQLTDFENAAYSIFIYLLVESILKFSDSLNPYLSMSKIWQNMDTAHKRDPISSQKFHWKTTFNNALNPEGKTEELVIDEIFHNKENGIFQIYINPILIDKKIIEKDWKELKHSSKYLRLYYYLKLISDRASKKLPSVANYLRSFILSHPEYHQDSRISEIINFDLLEMCDRITHFDNSRNEMDSYFGKELTEYLLNNDVSY; from the coding sequence ATGGGTTTGCTCGCTTTGGGGACTCCACTAGTTTGGAACGAGTCGAGagaatataatgattttattagGGAAAAGGGTGTCCAGTACATTCTGAATGTCTTCAAGAATGCGGGGGAACGAGATCATGATGAGTTGTACTGGGGTGATGAAATCGAGTACATGTTAATTGAGTTCAATGAATGGTCGAAACAGGCGAAATTGGACATTGTCCACGACAACCTTTTAACCGTGTTGAACACTGACACAGCGACTGATTTGAACGGCGTCTCTGATGAAAACATCAACTACTACAGACTGTGTCTCGACAACGACGTCAACTTCCACCCGGAGTACGGTAGATTCATGCTGGAAGCCACGCCATTGAACCCATACTTGAACCTCAATGGGAACTATAACTATGTGGAATACAACATGAAGGTCAGAAGAGAACTCGCTGAGGACATTATTTCCAATTACAatgaaaattcaaagagCATTAAGTACAAACCTCTGACCATCACTTCTTTCCCACGATTGGGGacaaacaattttattaacgTGGACGAAAAATTGGTCTGGAACCACAAGAACAATGCTTCACGTTCACTTTTTTTACCAGATGAAGTGATTAATAGACACATCAGATTTCCCACTCTGACCTCGAATATAAGGGAAAGACGTGGTGAAAAAGTGGCAATGAATATCCCAATGTACAAAGATATGAACACACCGGACCACGATGACACAATCTATCAAAGAGATTGGTTTCCAAGAGAAGATGCAGAGGCAGCTGGAGCTTCAAAGAAGGACCATATTTATATGGACTCCATGGGATTCGGTATGGGATGTTCATGTTTACAAACTACTTACCAGGCACCAAACATCAATGCAGCCAGGTACTTATACGATTCATTAGTTAATTTTGCTCCTATTTTCTTAGCACTATCTTCTGCTGCACCATTTTTCAAAGGTTGGTTAGCCGATCAAGACGTTAGATGGAATGTTATCTCTGGGGGAACTGACGACAGAACTCCAAGAGAAAGGGACACAGAATCTGTCTTGCCACAATATAACATTGGTGGACTAGGGAACATCGCAAAGGACAAATACAACAAAGTACAATCGCTCCCAAAAGCTAGGTATAGTCACGTCGATTTATTTTTAGGTGGtaacaaattttttaagaGAACTTTTAACGATACTAATGTGCCTCTAAACGAAGATTTGTTAAAAGTGCTGTTGGAAAATGATATTGCACCAATGGATTATGATATGGCCAAACATTTTTCTCATTTGTATGTCAGGGACCCACTAGTTATTTTCGaggaaaatattaatgacaAAACCGACGGTTCCTTACAGAATCATTTCGAAAATATCCAAAGTACAAATTGGCAAACATTAAGATTTAAACCACCAACTCTAGATGCCACTCCAGATAATAAGTCAGTTCCAGGTTGGAGAGTAGAATTCAGACCTCTGGAAGTACAACTAACAGATTTCGAAAATGCAgcatattcaatttttatttatttactaGTAGAGTccatattaaaattttcagaCTCACTAAATCCATACTTATCAATGAGTAAGATATGGCAGAATATGGACACTGCTCATAAGCGTGATCCAATATCTTCTCAAAAATTCCATTGGAAAACAACATTTAATAATGCTTTGAATCCAGAGGGTAAAACTGAAGAATTAGTCATTGATGAGATTTTCCACAACAAAGAAAATGgtattttccaaatttaCATCAATCCAATTTTAATAGataagaaaataatagaaaaagaTTGGAAGGAACTGAAACATTCGAGTAAATACTTAAGATTATATTACTATCTGAAATTAATATCTGATAGAGCTAGTAAAAAACTGCCTTCAGTTGCAAATTACTTAAGATCCTTTATATTATCTCATCCAGAGTACCATCAGGATTCAAGAATATCCgaaataattaattttgacTTATTGGAAATGTGTGATAGAATAACCCACTTTGACAACTCAAGGAATGAAATGGACTCATATTTTGGTAAAGAACTTACtgaatatcttttaaataatgatgtaTCATATTAA
- the TPHA0I00890 gene encoding uncharacterized protein (similar to Saccharomyces cerevisiae CHS6 (YJL099W) and BCH2 (YKR027W); ancestral locus Anc_1.267), translated as MQYIWKNVSHGGSRSRHNSNASSSAIGNSVISDVAANALSGNIQLSNSGIDHAALPQPDTHKAPQIRIHNVADYNYGYVKYSANNTLDLQNFPRILEKTFGESLGNRSSVLNALAVGKCLSIGLPDLLHFTKIDRFYKNEVGEYLNITGIDFSNDVMPLSFLNILDSVSNSDAGGKGMETGNDKVRLMTFCCCNIFSDIDIRIRYESPKKYQVSAIDLHNPSLFVELDDDLWEETFVSCCIRSIIINEDKLWKSPGLVELPFLISEFKNAKRLVKSMCERLPLYYKAGFDSTKANDLTILHNNLTKALLKYLSIVSNDLNDYTIKILESLMVKDVQNNLIYQLVIIKILDQNEMNDIKLINLLNITIKELLNSVMKQKNKNDNLHLLNCTTEILIIQARFLMRRNDLEDALEVAKKVAALSSDSFESWFLLASIYVALEQYDNALYSINSIPSLPKYDKQQLNIISQKSVIDSNYKRPYGRKIDRNLGTVIPSGCDLNSAELDNLSKIHRNLKENELKCFIYGRTIMPFNDCKTPKSTYLDQSCSEIGPLYGVQSINLINFVSPNEVKTITNTQLLQRNSIVNQYSWFETQVMNILLDIVCKIGWNDLLKLRSTIFIMEKEYISNKQSNIGMIPKHMREKRLCERWLDQLFLDIYEDLTIVNENDIFKSSENINSDDHSSVGSIHNSLGTRKEIKYSGLEWELLGLTMLRTWNFEDAIICFRTSMLARFDIISCEKLLEIYFDEDNHNFKDLIYLNNINLILILLSQKIYYESRFYNYLQISNIKFMLILCRRFGNDLIKNKINLLESESNMDNQDNKRLMTSTLKLKEILQYASDILKEEEKDV; from the coding sequence ATGCAGTATATATGGAAAAACGTATCGCATGGAGGCTCTAGAAGCAGGCATAATTCGAATGCATCGTCATCCGCTATTGGTAACTCTGTGATCTCAGATGTGGCTGCCAATGCCTTGTCGGGGAATATTCAATTGTCGAATTCCGGCATTGATCATGCCGCTCTCCCGCAGCCAGATACGCACAAGGCTCCACAGATCAGAATTCATAATGTGGCAGATTATAATTACGGTTATGTAAAATACAGTGCTAATAACACTCTCGATCTGCAGAACTTCCCAAGGATCTTGGAGAAAACGTTTGGTGAGAGCTTGGGTAATCGAAGCTCGGTTCTCAATGCGCTGGCTGTTGGCAAATGTCTCTCAATAGGGTTGCCCGATTTGTTGCATTTTACGAAAATTGATAGGTTTTACAAGAATGAAGTGGGTGAATATTTGAACATCACTGGGATCGATTTCTCCAACGATGTTATGCCTCTGTCGTTCCTGAATATTTTGGACTCGGTGAGTAACAGCGATGCTGGGGGGAAAGGCATGGAAACGGGAAACGACAAGGTTCGCTTGATGACTTTTTGTTGTTGCAATATCTTTAGCGATATAGATATTAGAATTCGGTATGAGAGTCCCAAGAAGTACCAGGTCAGCGCAATTGACTTGCACAATCCAAGTTTGTTCGTCGAATTAGACGATGATCTATGGGAAGAGACCTTTGTCTCGTGTTGCATAAGAagtataattataaatgaGGATAAATTATGGAAGTCCCCAGGGTTGGTGGAATTGCCCTTTCTGATTAGTGAATTCAAAAACGCAAAAAGATTAGTTAAATCCATGTGTGAAAGATTACCCTTGTACTACAAAGCCGGCTTTGACTCAACAAAGGCCAACGATCTTACAATACTGCATAATAACCTGACTAAAGCGTTATTGAAATACTTGTCGATAGTTTCGAACGATCTGAATGACTATACCATAAAAATACTGGAGAGTTTGATGGTGAAGGATGTGCAGAATAATCTGATATATCAGCTTGTAATTATTAAGATATTGGAtcaaaatgaaatgaaTGACATCAAGTTGATTAATCTGTTGAACATTACAATTAAAGAACTACTCAATTCAGTAatgaaacagaaaaataaaaacgaTAATTtgcatttattaaattgtaCAACAGAAATACTTATTATACAGGCAAGGTTTCTAATGAGAAGAAATGATTTAGAGGATGCTCTTGAAGTAGCCAAAAAAGTTGCAGCACTGTCTTCAGATTCATTTGAGTCGTGGTTCCTGTTAGCATCTATCTATGTGGCTCTGGAACAGTATGACAATGCATTGTACTCAATAAACTCAATTCCAAGTTTACCAAAATACGACAAGcaacaattgaatatcaTATCTCAAAAGAGCGTCATTgattcaaattataaaagGCCGTATGGGAGAAAAATTGATAGAAATTTAGGTACTGTCATACCGTCAGGCTGTGATTTGAACTCTGCTGAACTGGATAATCTATCGAAAATACATAggaatttaaaagaaaatgagctgaaatgttttatttatgGCAGAACGATAATGCCATTTAATGACTGCAAAACTCCCAAAAGCACGTACTTAGATCAATCATGCTCTGAAATTGGGCCACTATATGGTGTTCAATCCATCAACCTAATTAACTTTGTTTCGCCGAATGAAGTGAAAACAATTACAAATACACAGTTGTTACAAAGAAATTCAATAGTGAACCAGTATTCATGGTTTGAAACACAAGTGATGAACATATTATTGGATATAGTATGCAAGATTGGTTGGAATGACTTATTGAAATTGAGGTCAACTATTTTTATAATGGAAAAAGAGTACATATCGAATAAACAGTCGAATATAGGCATGATTCCAAAACACATGAGAGAGAAGCGACTATGTGAACGATGGCTCGATCAATTATTTCTGGATATCTACGAAGATTTAACGATAGTGAATGAAAATGACATCTTCAAAAGTTCTGAAAACATAAATTCAGATGACCACAGCTCGGTTGGAAGTATCCATAACTCATTGGGTACCcgtaaagaaattaaatatagtGGCTTAGAATGGGAACTATTAGGATTAACCATGCTGAGAACATGGAATTTCGAAGATGCAATTATATGTTTTCGAACAAGCATGTTGGCGCGTTTTGATATTATCAGCTGTGAAAAACttttagaaatatattttgatgaagataaCCATAActttaaagatttaatatatcttaataatatcaatctcattttaattttattatcgcaaaaaatatactacGAAAGTAggttttataattatcttcaaatttcaaatatcaaattcatGCTGATTTTATGCAGACGTTTCGGAAATGATTTAATCAAGAACAAAATCAACCTTTTAGAATCCGAGAGCAACATGGATAACCAAGACAACAAACGTCTAATGACAAGCACcttgaaattaaaagagaTTTTACAATATGCATCAGATATTTTGAAGGAAGAAGAGAAGGACGTATAA